One genomic segment of Ignavibacteriota bacterium includes these proteins:
- a CDS encoding efflux RND transporter periplasmic adaptor subunit produces the protein MGKVNRKKSKKKLFIFGGLGLLLLVVVLLVLFSGDKETIVSVQTEKVTKRNITQIVSANGTIDPVEKVELRPEVTGEIVELPVKEGDRVKKGQLLIRLKPDQYIARRNVAKASLNLAEASLREREATLTEVEANYNRTKELYEKKLSSDSDLEAVKSAYIGARSRVEAQKASVQQAQENYNDAVVELDKTAIYAPLDGTVSALNVEKSERVLGSSFSQGTHLMTVADLNQMEAIVEVDENDVVLISIGDTATIEIDAFGEEKFTGVVTQIGNSAKTSATGTQNEVVNFDVEIRLVSPSEKIRPGMSCDADIRTETRKNVHSVPIQSVTARMPKNNAKKVETTKPEENGKSEENKEKAKPVEVVFVEEGNLAKMVEVKTGISDDTYMEIKSGLKEGQMIISGPYKAISKELNDSTKVKITNKRGEQKPEDEEESN, from the coding sequence AAGAAAAAGTTGTTTATTTTTGGCGGACTTGGACTTTTATTACTGGTTGTAGTATTATTAGTTTTGTTTAGCGGTGATAAAGAAACTATAGTTTCGGTACAAACTGAAAAAGTTACAAAACGAAATATTACGCAAATAGTTTCTGCAAATGGAACAATCGATCCGGTAGAGAAAGTTGAGTTAAGACCTGAAGTAACTGGAGAAATAGTAGAATTACCGGTAAAAGAAGGTGATAGAGTCAAAAAAGGTCAATTATTAATTAGACTTAAACCTGATCAGTATATTGCGCGAAGAAATGTTGCAAAAGCAAGTTTAAATTTAGCTGAAGCTTCATTAAGGGAACGCGAAGCAACATTAACAGAAGTTGAAGCAAATTATAACAGAACTAAAGAATTATACGAGAAGAAATTATCTAGTGATTCTGATTTGGAAGCTGTAAAATCTGCTTATATTGGAGCAAGATCCAGAGTTGAAGCTCAAAAAGCTTCTGTTCAGCAAGCTCAAGAAAATTATAATGATGCTGTTGTTGAACTTGACAAAACTGCAATTTATGCACCTTTGGATGGAACAGTAAGTGCTCTTAATGTTGAAAAAAGCGAACGTGTTTTAGGAAGCTCATTTAGTCAAGGTACACATTTGATGACAGTTGCGGATTTAAATCAAATGGAAGCAATTGTTGAAGTAGATGAAAATGATGTTGTACTTATATCAATTGGCGATACAGCAACAATAGAAATTGATGCATTTGGCGAAGAGAAATTTACCGGAGTTGTAACTCAAATTGGAAATAGCGCAAAAACTTCAGCAACCGGAACACAAAATGAAGTTGTAAATTTTGATGTGGAAATTAGGTTGGTAAGTCCGAGTGAAAAAATTCGTCCTGGAATGTCTTGCGATGCGGATATTAGAACTGAAACTAGGAAAAATGTTCATTCAGTCCCAATACAAAGTGTAACTGCAAGAATGCCAAAGAATAATGCAAAAAAAGTGGAAACAACAAAACCTGAAGAAAATGGAAAGTCCGAAGAAAACAAAGAGAAAGCAAAACCAGTAGAAGTTGTATTTGTTGAAGAAGGCAATTTAGCCAAAATGGTTGAAGTAAAAACCGGAATTAGTGATGATACTTATATGGAAATTAAAAGCGGCTTGAAAGAAGGGCAAATGATTATAAGCGGTCCATATAAAGCAATTTCTAAAGAATTAAACGATAGCACAAAAGTTAAAATTACAAATAAACGCGGTGAACAAAAACCCGAAGACGAAGAAGAAAGTAATTAA